Proteins encoded together in one Sulfitobacter pontiacus window:
- the gyrB gene encoding DNA topoisomerase (ATP-hydrolyzing) subunit B, whose product MSDTDQLPEEYGADSIKVLKGLEAVRKRPGMYIGDTDDGSGLHHMVYEVVDNGIDEALAGHADAVNVTIHDDSSVSVSDNGRGIPVGIHQEEGVSAAEVIMTQLHAGGKFDSNSYKVSGGLHGVGVSVVNALSDWLELRIWREGKEHVARFEGGFTTKHLEVVGPTERTGTEVRFMASTETFSNLDYSFETLEKRLRELAFLNSGVRIILTDERPAEPLRTELFYEGGVKEFVKYLDRSKTSVMPEPIFITGEKDDIGVEVAMWWNDSYHENVLPFTNNIPQRDGGTHTAGFRGALTRTINNYAQSSGIAKKEKVSFTGDDAREGLTCVLSVKVPDPKFSSQTKDKLVSSEVRPAVEGLVNEKLAEWFEENPQIAKIVVGKIIEAAHAREAARKARDLTRRKTAMDVNFLAGKLKDCSEKDPSKTEVFLVEGDSAGGSAQTGRDRQTQAILPLKGKILNVERARFDRMLGSQEIGNLVMALGTGIGRDEFNIDKLRYHKIVIMTDADVDGAHIRTLLLTFFYRQMPQLIENGHLYIAQPPLYKVSRGKSEVYLKDQAAMEDYLIQQGIEGAMLKQGNGEEITGQDLARVVDLARQMRRVLEAFPTHYPRHILEQAAIAGAFVPGAVDADLQGVADKVAERLNLIALEWERGWQGRITQDHGVRLARILRGVEEVRTLDGRMLRSGEAKRSGGFTEHLQDVYGTPAKLVRKDRSQLIHGPMDLLEAILAEGEKGLSLQRYKGLGEMNPDQLWETTLDPDARTLLQVKVADMAEADDLFTKLMGDVVEPRREFIQQNALSVENLDF is encoded by the coding sequence ATGTCCGACACCGATCAGCTCCCCGAGGAATATGGCGCAGATTCCATTAAGGTTCTCAAAGGCTTAGAAGCGGTTCGCAAACGTCCGGGCATGTATATCGGTGACACCGATGACGGGTCGGGTCTGCACCACATGGTCTATGAGGTCGTGGACAACGGCATTGACGAGGCGCTGGCCGGTCATGCGGATGCGGTGAACGTCACAATTCACGACGACAGCTCTGTCTCGGTCAGTGACAACGGGCGCGGTATTCCCGTCGGTATCCACCAGGAAGAAGGCGTTTCCGCGGCCGAGGTCATCATGACCCAGTTGCACGCGGGCGGTAAGTTCGACAGCAACTCCTATAAGGTGTCGGGCGGTCTGCACGGCGTGGGTGTTTCGGTTGTGAACGCGCTGTCCGATTGGCTGGAACTGCGCATCTGGCGCGAAGGCAAGGAACATGTCGCGCGCTTTGAAGGCGGTTTCACCACCAAACACCTAGAGGTCGTGGGCCCCACCGAACGCACCGGCACCGAAGTCCGGTTCATGGCCTCGACCGAGACGTTTTCGAACCTCGACTATAGCTTCGAGACGCTGGAAAAACGTCTGCGCGAACTGGCGTTCCTGAACTCCGGCGTGCGCATCATCCTGACCGATGAACGCCCTGCCGAACCTCTGCGGACCGAGCTTTTCTATGAAGGCGGCGTGAAGGAATTCGTGAAATACCTCGACCGGTCGAAAACCTCTGTCATGCCCGAACCGATTTTCATCACGGGCGAGAAAGACGATATCGGCGTCGAAGTCGCGATGTGGTGGAACGACAGCTACCATGAAAACGTGCTGCCGTTTACCAACAACATCCCGCAGCGTGACGGCGGCACCCACACCGCGGGCTTCCGCGGGGCGCTGACGCGGACGATCAACAACTACGCGCAATCTTCAGGTATCGCGAAGAAGGAAAAAGTATCCTTCACCGGGGATGACGCCCGCGAAGGCCTGACCTGCGTGCTGTCGGTCAAGGTGCCCGACCCCAAGTTCAGCTCTCAGACCAAGGACAAACTTGTCAGCTCCGAAGTGCGCCCCGCCGTCGAAGGCCTGGTGAACGAAAAGCTGGCCGAATGGTTTGAAGAAAACCCGCAGATCGCCAAGATCGTTGTCGGCAAGATCATCGAAGCCGCCCACGCCCGCGAAGCAGCGCGCAAGGCCCGCGACCTGACCCGCCGCAAGACCGCGATGGATGTGAACTTCCTTGCGGGCAAGCTCAAGGATTGCTCCGAAAAAGACCCGTCCAAAACCGAAGTCTTTCTGGTGGAGGGTGACTCCGCCGGTGGCTCTGCGCAAACGGGCCGTGACCGCCAGACACAGGCGATCTTGCCCCTGAAAGGTAAGATCCTGAACGTCGAACGCGCCCGGTTTGACCGGATGCTGGGCAGTCAGGAAATCGGAAACCTTGTTATGGCGCTCGGCACCGGGATTGGCCGCGATGAATTCAACATCGATAAACTGCGCTACCACAAGATCGTCATCATGACCGATGCGGATGTTGACGGCGCACACATCCGTACGCTGTTGCTCACGTTCTTCTACCGTCAGATGCCGCAGCTGATCGAGAACGGCCACCTCTATATCGCGCAGCCGCCCTTGTACAAAGTGTCGCGTGGCAAGTCCGAGGTCTACCTCAAGGATCAGGCCGCGATGGAGGACTACCTGATCCAGCAGGGCATTGAAGGCGCTATGCTAAAACAGGGCAATGGCGAGGAAATCACAGGTCAGGATCTGGCCCGCGTTGTCGATCTGGCCCGCCAGATGCGTCGTGTTCTTGAAGCTTTCCCGACCCATTACCCCCGCCATATTCTGGAACAGGCCGCCATCGCCGGTGCCTTTGTGCCGGGCGCGGTCGATGCTGATCTGCAAGGCGTGGCCGACAAGGTCGCAGAGCGTCTGAACCTGATCGCATTGGAATGGGAACGTGGCTGGCAAGGCCGCATCACCCAAGACCACGGCGTTCGCCTCGCCCGCATCCTGCGCGGCGTGGAAGAGGTGCGTACCCTCGACGGTCGCATGCTGCGGTCGGGCGAGGCCAAACGCTCGGGCGGGTTCACAGAGCACCTGCAAGATGTCTACGGCACACCCGCCAAACTGGTGCGCAAAGACCGTAGCCAGCTGATCCACGGCCCCATGGACCTGCTTGAAGCGATCCTTGCCGAAGGTGAAAAAGGCCTGTCCCTGCAACGCTACAAAGGTCTGGGCGAAATGAACCCCGATCAGCTGTGGGAAACCACGCTTGACCCCGACGCCCGCACCCTGTTGCAGGTTAAGGTCGCGGATATGGCCGAAGCAGACGACCTGTTCACCAAGCTGATGGGCGACGTCGTAGAACCCCGCCGCGAATTCATCCAGCAAAACGCGCTGAGCGTCGAGAACCTGGATTTTTAA
- a CDS encoding TetR/AcrR family transcriptional regulator, whose translation MSKSETREKLRDALVAEVVENGISSLNVAGIVARAKVSAGTIYVHFENKDDMLRKVYMELKADFHHTVTKHQVETDSAQLVRNMWFAMFDFVRIRPQDFLFLDYVSAATILSPEQQAITDKYAADIAALLKRGVDDGTLADLDTSLLSLLLVAPAMQLARSAVLSGQKIPEKLIEQTFERVWLSIAK comes from the coding sequence ATGAGCAAATCAGAAACCAGAGAAAAACTCCGCGACGCTTTGGTCGCCGAAGTTGTGGAAAACGGGATCTCCTCGTTAAATGTAGCAGGCATCGTTGCGCGGGCAAAGGTCTCCGCAGGCACGATCTACGTCCATTTTGAAAACAAGGATGACATGCTCCGGAAGGTGTACATGGAGCTCAAGGCAGACTTCCACCACACCGTCACCAAACACCAGGTCGAGACCGACAGCGCGCAACTTGTCCGAAATATGTGGTTTGCGATGTTCGACTTTGTGCGTATCCGCCCGCAGGACTTCCTGTTTCTCGATTATGTGAGTGCTGCAACGATACTCTCACCAGAGCAACAAGCCATCACGGACAAATATGCCGCTGATATTGCGGCACTCCTAAAACGTGGGGTGGATGACGGCACTTTGGCCGATCTTGATACCAGTCTGCTTTCACTTTTGTTGGTGGCTCCCGCCATGCAGCTCGCACGCAGTGCCGTCCTTTCAGGTCAGAAAATCCCCGAAAAACTGATCGAACAGACCTTTGAGCGGGTCTGGCTTTCGATCGCAAAATAG
- a CDS encoding zinc ribbon domain-containing protein, giving the protein MLWARRRKYLLSGLLSCGQCGGNLTVAGKGARRRYYCANHKEKGKAVCTGMPGLSETDAAESILSGLRTGLMQDAAYGDFRKKFVEKVRAQEHETGEALRRHDDRIWETEKTHANLVRAGEGGTFSEALIERLNAVDAELKALRAEREALVPTPIDLPEDLPSLYRAYVADLASTLSDEVVAGAAADELHTLIDTVVVSRNEHKEHHELDIQGKLLELLIVGDSKKAASLSTAACSLKLVAGVGFEPTTFRL; this is encoded by the coding sequence ATGTTGTGGGCCCGCAGACGGAAGTATCTGCTTTCAGGACTGCTGAGCTGCGGCCAATGCGGCGGCAACCTTACTGTCGCAGGCAAAGGCGCGCGCCGACGCTATTACTGTGCCAACCATAAAGAGAAGGGCAAGGCTGTCTGCACCGGCATGCCCGGCCTGTCCGAGACCGACGCTGCCGAAAGCATCCTGAGCGGTCTGCGGACAGGTCTGATGCAAGACGCCGCCTACGGGGATTTTCGGAAGAAGTTTGTAGAAAAGGTCCGAGCCCAAGAGCACGAGACCGGTGAGGCCCTGCGCCGACACGATGACCGGATCTGGGAGACGGAGAAGACCCACGCCAATCTGGTGCGCGCCGGCGAGGGCGGCACCTTTTCGGAGGCACTGATCGAACGGCTGAATGCGGTGGACGCGGAGCTGAAGGCACTGCGGGCGGAGCGGGAAGCGCTTGTCCCGACTCCCATCGACCTGCCGGAAGACCTGCCATCCCTTTACAGGGCCTACGTGGCTGATCTCGCAAGCACGCTGTCGGATGAGGTAGTTGCCGGTGCAGCGGCTGACGAACTTCACACGTTGATCGACACGGTGGTGGTGAGCCGGAACGAACACAAGGAACATCACGAGCTCGATATCCAAGGTAAGCTGCTGGAACTATTGATCGTTGGGGACAGCAAAAAGGCCGCGAGTCTTTCGACTGCGGCCTGTTCTTTAAAGTTGGTTGCGGGAGTAGGATTTGAACCTACGACCTTCAGGTTATGA
- the msrQ gene encoding protein-methionine-sulfoxide reductase heme-binding subunit MsrQ: protein MIDRLNTIARRVPTWVVYIVGLLPIPWLLFQAQTGGLGAEPIKALEKELGLLALQLLIAGLAITPARRYLRLNLIKFRRAVGLLAFIYVSLHLLVWLVLDVGILSQIWADILKRPYITIGMAGFACLVPLAATSNNFSIRKLGATWRKLHRLTYLAAILAGVHFIWLVKGFQIEPLLYMAAILALLVLRLPKRR, encoded by the coding sequence ATGATCGACCGCCTGAATACCATCGCGCGACGTGTTCCCACATGGGTCGTATATATAGTGGGGCTTCTGCCAATCCCGTGGTTGCTGTTTCAGGCACAGACCGGCGGGCTGGGGGCGGAGCCGATCAAGGCGTTGGAAAAAGAACTGGGGTTGCTGGCCTTGCAACTGTTGATCGCCGGGTTGGCGATCACGCCCGCGCGGCGCTACCTTCGGCTGAACCTCATCAAGTTTCGCCGCGCCGTGGGATTGCTCGCCTTTATATATGTCTCGCTGCACCTGTTGGTATGGCTGGTGCTGGACGTCGGGATCCTGTCGCAGATCTGGGCCGACATTCTGAAGCGCCCGTATATCACGATCGGCATGGCGGGTTTTGCTTGTCTTGTCCCCCTGGCGGCCACATCGAACAACTTCTCGATCCGCAAGCTGGGGGCCACGTGGCGCAAGCTGCACCGGTTAACCTATCTGGCTGCAATTCTGGCTGGGGTGCACTTCATCTGGCTGGTCAAAGGTTTCCAGATCGAACCTCTCCTCTATATGGCGGCGATTCTGGCTTTGCTGGTCCTACGACTTCCTAAACGGCGCTGA
- the recF gene encoding DNA replication/repair protein RecF, with the protein MSGLYLSQLTLSHFRSHKRAVIDCDARPVSIFGPNGAGKTNILEAVSLLSPGRGLRRSSASDMTRRPEALGWKITAHLHSLGQIHEVEIWSEAGAARQVRIDGKATAQTGLGRIARVLWLIPSMDRLWIEGAEGRRRFLDRMTLSFLPDHADQSLAYEKAMRERNRLLKDMVREPSWYVALEQQMAEAGSAIHANRVAALQAITEAQAQAETAFPTATLDLICDMPTTAEGLRQALADNRMRDLSAGRTLIGPHRADLEGVYAAKDVPARDCSTGEQKALLVSLILANARALAADFGAPPLLLLDEVAAHLDADRRAALYDELCALGAQAWMTGTGEELFDTLGPRAQRLEVTETLGLSTARMLP; encoded by the coding sequence ATGAGCGGGCTTTACCTCTCCCAGCTGACGCTGTCGCATTTTCGCTCGCATAAACGTGCGGTGATCGATTGCGACGCGCGGCCTGTGTCTATTTTCGGGCCCAATGGCGCGGGAAAGACCAATATTCTGGAAGCCGTGTCGTTGTTGTCCCCCGGCCGCGGCCTGCGCCGGTCAAGCGCGTCGGATATGACGCGCCGGCCAGAGGCGCTTGGCTGGAAGATCACCGCACATCTGCACAGTCTGGGCCAGATCCACGAGGTCGAGATCTGGTCAGAGGCGGGTGCCGCGCGGCAGGTGCGGATTGACGGCAAGGCGACAGCGCAGACCGGATTAGGGCGCATTGCGCGGGTGCTGTGGCTGATCCCGTCGATGGACCGTCTGTGGATCGAAGGCGCCGAAGGTCGCCGCCGTTTCCTTGACCGCATGACGCTCAGCTTTCTGCCTGACCATGCAGATCAGTCGCTTGCCTATGAAAAGGCCATGCGCGAACGCAACCGCCTACTGAAGGATATGGTGCGCGAACCGTCGTGGTATGTCGCGCTGGAACAGCAAATGGCCGAGGCCGGAAGCGCGATCCACGCCAACCGTGTCGCCGCCTTGCAAGCCATCACCGAAGCGCAGGCGCAGGCCGAGACCGCCTTTCCCACCGCGACGCTTGATCTGATCTGCGACATGCCCACCACCGCCGAGGGGTTGCGTCAGGCGCTCGCCGATAACCGGATGCGCGATCTGTCAGCAGGGCGGACCCTGATCGGGCCGCATCGCGCCGATCTTGAAGGGGTCTATGCCGCCAAGGACGTGCCCGCGCGTGATTGTTCAACCGGAGAGCAGAAAGCCCTGCTGGTGTCGCTGATCCTTGCGAACGCCCGCGCCCTGGCCGCTGATTTCGGCGCGCCGCCCCTGCTGCTGCTGGACGAGGTCGCTGCCCATCTGGACGCCGACCGTCGCGCCGCGCTCTATGACGAACTATGCGCCCTTGGTGCCCAAGCCTGGATGACCGGTACCGGAGAAGAGTTGTTCGACACGCTCGGCCCCCGCGCACAACGGCTTGAGGTGACAGAGACCCTCGGCCTATCAACTGCAAGGATGCTTCCATGA
- the msrP gene encoding protein-methionine-sulfoxide reductase catalytic subunit MsrP has protein sequence MAYRWINTLTDKDVTPHAAFMNRRQIMGGALAGIGLAGIAGRTSAAPEGLEPNSYEDITSYNNYYEFGTGKDDPARYADRLTIEPWTVQIDGLVDKPGAYGFDDIMQQMTIEERIYRFRCVEAWSMVVPWNGFELADLLNMAGVQSGAKYVSFETALRPDEMPGVAYNVLDWPYVEGLRLDEAMHPLTIMATGIYGKDIPKQNGAPLRLVVPWKYGYKSIKSVVRITLTDTQPPTSWNKANAGEYGFYSNVNPEVDHPRWSQASERVIGGGLFSKRIPTLMFNGYETEVADLYAGMDLSKDI, from the coding sequence ATGGCCTATCGCTGGATCAACACACTCACGGATAAAGACGTCACCCCGCATGCTGCATTTATGAACCGACGTCAGATCATGGGGGGCGCTTTGGCGGGGATCGGGTTGGCCGGTATCGCGGGGCGCACCTCTGCCGCGCCGGAGGGGTTAGAGCCGAACAGTTATGAAGATATCACCAGTTACAATAACTACTATGAATTCGGCACCGGTAAGGACGACCCCGCCAGATACGCGGACCGTCTGACGATTGAACCCTGGACGGTGCAGATTGACGGGCTGGTCGACAAGCCCGGTGCCTATGGGTTCGACGACATCATGCAACAGATGACGATCGAAGAGCGTATCTATCGTTTTCGCTGTGTCGAGGCGTGGTCAATGGTGGTCCCGTGGAACGGGTTCGAGCTGGCGGACCTGCTGAATATGGCCGGTGTGCAGTCCGGCGCAAAATACGTCTCCTTCGAGACTGCGCTGCGTCCTGATGAAATGCCCGGCGTCGCCTATAACGTGCTCGACTGGCCCTACGTCGAAGGGTTGCGTCTGGACGAAGCGATGCACCCGCTGACGATTATGGCAACCGGCATCTATGGCAAGGACATCCCGAAACAGAACGGCGCACCGCTGCGGTTGGTCGTGCCTTGGAAATATGGCTACAAGTCGATCAAATCCGTGGTGCGGATCACCCTCACGGATACTCAGCCCCCGACCAGTTGGAACAAGGCGAATGCAGGGGAGTACGGCTTCTATAGTAATGTGAACCCCGAGGTCGATCACCCCCGTTGGTCGCAGGCCAGCGAAAGGGTCATTGGTGGCGGGCTTTTCTCCAAGCGTATCCCCACGCTGATGTTCAACGGGTACGAGACCGAGGTCGCCGATCTCTATGCTGGTATGGACCTGAGCAAGGATATCTAA
- a CDS encoding LysE family translocator, with product MTIALPDLLLYCGALVILFLTPGPVWLAIMARALSGGFGAAWPLALGVAIGDMLWPLVAVLGISWILSVFDMFMLGMRWIACAVFLIMGVLLIRHADAKIDRDNRLTRPGAWAGFGAGLLAILGNPKAVLFYIGVLPGFFDLRHVTALDVGAIIAASVAIPLFGNLAIAALVGKLRGLMTDPTTLKRINIVAGALLICVGLLIPFV from the coding sequence ATGACTATCGCCCTGCCCGACCTGCTGCTGTACTGCGGCGCGCTTGTGATCCTGTTTCTGACCCCGGGCCCTGTCTGGCTTGCCATTATGGCACGCGCGCTGTCGGGCGGGTTTGGCGCGGCCTGGCCGCTCGCCCTTGGGGTGGCGATCGGTGATATGCTCTGGCCGCTGGTGGCGGTGCTTGGCATCAGCTGGATCCTGTCGGTGTTTGATATGTTCATGCTTGGCATGCGCTGGATCGCCTGTGCCGTGTTCCTGATCATGGGCGTGTTGCTGATCCGCCATGCCGACGCCAAGATCGACCGCGACAACCGTCTGACCCGCCCCGGCGCGTGGGCCGGCTTCGGTGCCGGGTTGCTGGCCATTCTGGGCAACCCAAAGGCCGTTCTGTTCTATATCGGTGTGCTGCCGGGTTTCTTTGATCTGCGCCATGTCACCGCATTGGACGTGGGCGCGATCATCGCCGCATCCGTCGCGATCCCGCTGTTCGGGAACCTTGCGATCGCCGCTTTAGTGGGCAAATTGCGCGGCCTGATGACCGACCCGACGACCCTGAAACGCATCAACATCGTGGCCGGTGCGCTGCTGATCTGCGTAGGTTTGCTCATCCCCTTCGTCTAA
- the dnaN gene encoding DNA polymerase III subunit beta encodes MKFSIERAALLKAVSQAQSVVERRNTIPILANVLIEAEGSDASFRATDLDIEVVDKAAAQVERAGATTVSATTLHEIVRKLPDGALISLTADSAAGRLTVEAGRSNFSLATLPREDFPVMATSEYQSNFKAPAPVLRRLFDKSKFAISTEETRYYLNGVYMHISDSEGSKVLRCVATDGHRLARIDAPMPEGAAEMPGVIVPRKTVGELRKLLDDDDMEIAVSVSETKIRFATPDITLTSKVIDGTFPDYTRVIPQGNTRKMEVDASDFARAVDRVATVSSERSRAVKLQLDEDRLVLSVNAPDSGAAEEELVVAYADERLEIGFNAKYLLEIASQVDRENAVFLFNSSGDPTLMREGNDMSAVYVVMPMRV; translated from the coding sequence ATGAAATTCAGCATTGAACGCGCCGCGCTGCTTAAGGCCGTATCACAGGCCCAATCCGTGGTAGAGCGCCGCAATACCATCCCAATCCTCGCCAACGTGCTGATCGAGGCCGAAGGCTCGGACGCGTCGTTCCGCGCGACCGATCTGGACATCGAAGTGGTCGACAAGGCCGCGGCGCAGGTCGAACGTGCCGGTGCGACCACGGTTTCCGCGACCACATTGCATGAGATCGTGCGCAAGCTGCCTGATGGCGCGTTGATCAGCCTGACCGCCGACAGCGCCGCGGGGCGTCTGACGGTCGAAGCGGGCCGCTCCAACTTCTCGCTCGCGACACTGCCGCGCGAAGATTTCCCCGTCATGGCGACTTCTGAATACCAGTCGAACTTCAAGGCCCCTGCCCCCGTGCTGCGCCGCCTGTTCGACAAATCCAAATTCGCCATCTCGACCGAAGAAACACGGTACTATCTGAACGGAGTTTACATGCATATTTCGGACAGCGAAGGCAGCAAGGTGCTGCGCTGCGTTGCCACCGATGGCCACCGTCTGGCCCGCATCGACGCGCCCATGCCCGAGGGTGCCGCAGAAATGCCCGGCGTGATCGTGCCCCGCAAAACCGTGGGCGAGCTGCGCAAGCTGCTGGACGACGACGATATGGAAATCGCCGTTTCCGTGTCCGAGACCAAAATCCGCTTTGCCACACCGGACATCACTCTGACCTCCAAGGTCATCGACGGGACGTTCCCCGACTACACCCGCGTGATCCCGCAGGGCAATACCCGCAAGATGGAAGTCGACGCCAGCGATTTCGCCCGCGCCGTAGACCGTGTTGCGACCGTAAGCTCCGAACGGTCCCGCGCCGTCAAGCTGCAACTGGACGAAGATCGTCTGGTGCTGTCCGTCAACGCGCCTGACAGCGGTGCCGCCGAGGAAGAACTGGTCGTTGCCTATGCCGACGAACGGCTGGAGATCGGGTTTAACGCGAAATACCTGCTTGAGATCGCAAGCCAGGTAGACCGTGAAAACGCCGTGTTCCTGTTCAACTCCTCCGGTGATCCGACGTTGATGCGCGAAGGCAATGACATGTCTGCAGTCTATGTCGTTATGCCGATGCGTGTGTGA
- a CDS encoding SDR family oxidoreductase, whose translation MPKVILITGTSTGLGVATAVQAAQAGHTVYATMRNTQKRGTLDAAAQVAGVTLNVLQLDVQDADSVNAAVDTVIDEQGRIDVLINNAGMGYVRSLEQAEEADIQKILDINYTGVTRCIKAVMPHMRKARAGHVINISSVGGLVGQPFNEIYCGAKFAVEGLTEAMASYITPAFGIHFTAVEPGGIASEFANTVLEQVEQTGGMLEDEYLPILQKYIAGSQNRQETGIYQTADEVAAIVMKVMGSQQPPVRTRTSEWSEDFSKLKTGLDPDGLKQQSLVAEQFLK comes from the coding sequence ATGCCGAAAGTTATACTCATCACAGGCACATCCACTGGCCTTGGCGTGGCCACCGCCGTTCAGGCTGCACAGGCCGGACACACCGTGTACGCCACCATGCGCAACACCCAAAAACGCGGCACTCTCGATGCGGCTGCACAGGTTGCGGGGGTAACGCTGAACGTGCTGCAACTTGACGTGCAGGATGCGGACTCTGTCAACGCAGCAGTCGATACCGTTATTGACGAACAGGGCCGCATTGACGTGCTGATCAATAACGCTGGCATGGGGTATGTACGCAGCCTTGAGCAGGCCGAAGAAGCTGATATCCAAAAGATCCTCGACATCAACTACACAGGCGTCACGCGCTGCATCAAGGCGGTCATGCCACACATGCGCAAAGCCCGCGCCGGCCATGTGATTAACATCAGTTCTGTCGGTGGCTTGGTTGGTCAGCCGTTCAACGAAATCTACTGCGGCGCGAAATTTGCTGTCGAAGGCCTGACGGAAGCAATGGCCAGCTACATCACCCCAGCGTTCGGCATCCACTTCACCGCCGTTGAGCCAGGCGGCATAGCTTCTGAGTTTGCCAATACGGTGCTGGAGCAAGTCGAACAGACGGGTGGCATGTTGGAAGACGAATACCTGCCGATCCTTCAAAAATATATTGCGGGTTCACAAAACCGCCAAGAGACGGGCATCTACCAGACCGCGGATGAGGTCGCTGCGATTGTCATGAAGGTAATGGGTTCACAACAGCCTCCTGTCCGCACGCGGACTTCTGAATGGTCCGAAGACTTCAGCAAACTCAAGACTGGCCTTGATCCGGATGGACTAAAGCAACAATCGCTGGTCGCCGAACAGTTCCTGAAATAG